From Synoicihabitans lomoniglobus, the proteins below share one genomic window:
- a CDS encoding amidohydrolase: MLRFSIRTFITLLLAAVAGGQSTKPEIMALLDQRTPRYAAIARDIWTYAEVGYQEYKSTARLQEQFTAAGFEIEAGVAGMPTAFIASYGAGEPVIGILGEYDALPGVLQTASPEREPRTDGAMAGHACGHHLFGTGSTAAAIAVKDWMEATGARGTLRFYGCPAEEGGSGKVYLVRAGLFDDVDAVLHWHAGDRNAVGMGSSMANKSAKFRFYGRASHAAGAPERGRSALDGVEAFDYMANMMREHVPSDTRIHYVITRGGEAPNVVPAFAEVFYYVRNPDRLVIQDVWARLEQAAQGAAMGTDTTVEWEIIHGNYELLPNEPLGRAMHANLSRVGGVDYDDEERTFARVLGRNLPGGRSAAPEMASQVQPFQPETPPFPASTDVADVSWMVPTIGLTAATWVPGTPGHSWQAVAAGGTSIATKGMMVAAKTIALTAVDLFTDPDLRTAAREDLDRRRGADFRYEPLLGNRPPPLDYRK, encoded by the coding sequence ATGCTTCGTTTCAGTATTCGCACCTTCATTACACTGCTCCTCGCCGCTGTCGCCGGCGGCCAGTCGACCAAGCCGGAAATCATGGCGCTGCTCGACCAACGCACGCCGCGCTACGCCGCCATTGCCCGGGACATTTGGACCTATGCGGAAGTGGGTTACCAGGAGTATAAAAGCACGGCCCGGTTGCAGGAGCAGTTCACCGCGGCGGGTTTTGAGATCGAGGCGGGAGTCGCGGGCATGCCCACTGCCTTCATCGCCAGCTATGGGGCGGGCGAGCCGGTCATCGGCATTTTGGGCGAATACGACGCGTTGCCCGGCGTGCTGCAAACCGCCTCGCCCGAGCGGGAACCGCGGACCGATGGAGCCATGGCGGGGCACGCCTGCGGGCATCATTTGTTTGGCACCGGTTCCACCGCCGCCGCCATTGCGGTGAAGGACTGGATGGAAGCCACGGGAGCCCGGGGCACGTTGCGCTTCTACGGCTGTCCGGCCGAAGAAGGCGGCTCCGGCAAGGTTTACCTGGTGCGGGCGGGGCTGTTCGATGATGTCGACGCGGTTCTGCACTGGCACGCGGGGGATCGCAACGCGGTGGGCATGGGCAGTTCGATGGCCAACAAGTCAGCCAAGTTTCGATTTTACGGGCGGGCTTCGCACGCGGCGGGCGCGCCCGAGCGTGGCCGGTCGGCGTTGGATGGGGTGGAGGCGTTTGACTACATGGCGAACATGATGCGGGAGCACGTGCCCTCCGATACGCGTATCCACTATGTCATCACGCGGGGCGGCGAAGCCCCAAACGTGGTGCCCGCTTTCGCGGAAGTATTCTATTACGTGCGCAATCCGGACCGTCTCGTGATCCAGGATGTCTGGGCCCGATTGGAGCAGGCGGCGCAGGGGGCGGCCATGGGCACCGACACCACGGTCGAGTGGGAAATCATCCACGGAAATTATGAATTGCTGCCCAACGAACCGCTGGGGCGCGCCATGCATGCCAACCTCTCGCGGGTGGGCGGGGTGGACTACGACGACGAAGAGCGCACGTTTGCGCGGGTCCTGGGTCGCAATCTTCCCGGTGGTCGCAGTGCGGCACCGGAGATGGCCTCTCAGGTGCAACCGTTTCAGCCGGAGACCCCGCCGTTTCCCGCGTCGACCGATGTGGCCGACGTCAGTTGGATGGTGCCCACAATTGGGCTCACGGCGGCCACCTGGGTCCCCGGCACGCCCGGCCACAGTTGGCAGGCGGTGGCGGCGGGAGGCACCTCGATCGCCACCAAAGGCATGATGGTCGCCGCCAAGACCATCGCGTTGACGGCGGTGGATTTGTTCACCGATCCCGATTTGCGCACGGCGGCGCGGGAGGATCTCGACCGTCGTCGCGGCGCGGATTTTCGCTACGAGCCGTTGCTGGGTAATCGTCCGCCGCCGCTAGATTACCGCAAGTGA
- a CDS encoding efflux RND transporter periplasmic adaptor subunit: protein MKSLRMFAPVGALSLLLMVGCAKTAPSRAAVASRSEQLVEVVPLARQDLVERLTLVGSIAARESAEVRAETAGVVREIAFVEGSVVTKGQVLLRIDDTELQAQLHEAEAALQLADANLRRLRGLAENRTISQADYESAQAQFRTAQARAELQRSRMAKTMVRAPFDGVAGGRQISPGDYVNNQTSITTITDVSRLKIEFQVPEAFLNKVHPGTTFTVDSRSLDLVAPVQGEVYFVNLGINRDTRSTEVKGWLVDPPPEFKPGMFGNIELVLAVRRQILVVPESALLVTREGMRITVVDATGDGPVAKYVGVTAGMRAGGMVEIEPEAGAGLADGQPVVASGIGAVNLSAGRALKLVPLRDELLPTLGAVD, encoded by the coding sequence ATGAAATCCCTTCGAATGTTTGCGCCGGTCGGGGCGCTGTCCCTGTTGCTAATGGTCGGTTGCGCGAAGACCGCACCTTCCCGAGCCGCCGTCGCCTCGCGATCGGAGCAGCTGGTGGAAGTCGTGCCGCTCGCCCGACAGGACCTGGTGGAACGATTGACGTTGGTGGGTTCGATCGCGGCCCGGGAATCGGCGGAAGTGCGGGCGGAGACGGCGGGGGTGGTGCGGGAAATCGCGTTTGTCGAGGGCAGTGTGGTCACGAAGGGCCAGGTGTTGTTGCGCATCGACGACACTGAGTTGCAGGCGCAATTGCACGAGGCGGAAGCAGCGCTGCAACTGGCGGACGCCAATCTGCGACGACTGCGCGGATTGGCGGAGAATCGCACGATCTCGCAGGCGGATTATGAGTCGGCGCAGGCTCAGTTTCGCACGGCGCAGGCCCGGGCGGAACTGCAGCGCAGTCGCATGGCCAAAACCATGGTGCGCGCCCCGTTCGATGGGGTGGCGGGCGGGCGCCAGATTTCGCCCGGTGACTACGTCAACAACCAGACCAGCATCACCACGATCACCGATGTTTCCCGGTTGAAGATCGAGTTTCAGGTGCCGGAGGCGTTTTTGAACAAAGTGCATCCGGGCACCACATTTACAGTAGATTCCCGGTCGCTGGATCTCGTGGCTCCGGTGCAGGGCGAGGTCTATTTCGTGAACCTCGGGATCAATCGCGACACCCGGTCGACGGAAGTCAAAGGCTGGCTGGTCGATCCACCGCCGGAGTTCAAGCCCGGCATGTTCGGTAACATCGAACTCGTGCTGGCGGTGCGTCGGCAGATCTTGGTGGTGCCCGAGAGTGCGCTGTTGGTCACCCGGGAGGGCATGCGCATCACCGTGGTCGACGCCACCGGTGACGGTCCGGTGGCGAAGTATGTGGGCGTGACCGCCGGCATGCGCGCCGGCGGCATGGTGGAAATCGAACCCGAGGCCGGCGCGGGTCTGGCGGACGGACAGCCGGTGGTCGCGTCCGGAATCGGCGCGGTGAATCTTTCGGCTGGACGGGCGTTAAAACTCGTGCCGCTGCGCGACGAACTCCTGCCGACCCTCGGGGCGGTGGATTGA
- a CDS encoding TonB-dependent receptor plug domain-containing protein, which yields MHRSYLTTNRRLAAGIIYATFTAAAFAQVASSPASSSAETTDDDTLVMEAFVTTGSNIQRLDAETSLPVTLFDNTQIEARDAETSMDLLAGIPQVTNFPKNETSVNSVASRGGNAAAALRGVGQSNTLVLLNGRRVPFNPVSSLSPADSTVNINALPSVGLQQVEVLRDGASAIYGADAVAGVINYISDVNLYGGTATVRFGATEHGGGMSSQGTISYGTVFAGGKGRWVSTANIFNRDAIYLREREISASTERLDRARPPFDTVGGAYDGRSNTTEWPSFKLGADTVSGTTYRFYPINGTPQITTAGLPRDLYLNYNEDSIGQPFSTRGSVFSRVEYDISPKLTAFGEVLGYMTKSKTGRQPISLRSSDARVTLSVDNPYNPFGSAFYEPGGAGGTKVDGDPTAITIATKLLTDGGGERVEATDRMYRILGGLKGQFGESTWSWESAAMLGGYRITDRAINSVRESLIQIAGLRTTPDAYNPFGYTFKVVDGAVAADQPYENPAEVIDYYTQSANRIGHSRLASVDARATGQLIDLWAGPISTSVGLEWRYDEKVDYKDPYVGTNPEDDPTVTQGNNDILVMSPKYNYKASRTVASAYAEGVVPLVSPDSDLPLLDSLEATASIRFERYSDFGNATKPKFGLNWKPVDWVMVRASYNEGFHAPDLTDMNQPTSFTVASPPGTRDDVRNNYFLGAGLAADQQVLTRSYSAPNPDLEPEESEGLSAGVVVQVPQVKGLSFSVDYWEITQENLVLRKTRDTGADEALLRAYTQQQLAAGVDIMDIDVGSHLTPDSTDTYVGDANTLRAAPNSDDYARFAATYASLPQSEWIAPLGQWIGSTNQLINGTGNAFTNGFDYQVDYSLPRTEWGQFRFTSTWSMFLNKFQKETPDDPKDDDIIAMLLPEWKSSTTLMWHKNAWTASVSATYESEMRTNATTNQTGYEGAGSPDYIKVVFNNGQTYYYERGSSQLQINLGLSYRFADESESWLSGTRVRLGVNNVLDDEPSLYNPHRTGYTGGTGSALWIGRAYSLTLSRAF from the coding sequence ATGCACCGATCATACCTAACCACCAACCGGCGGCTCGCGGCCGGTATAATCTACGCGACCTTCACCGCGGCGGCCTTTGCTCAAGTCGCGTCTTCCCCCGCTTCGAGCTCCGCCGAAACCACCGATGACGATACCCTCGTAATGGAGGCGTTTGTCACGACCGGTTCGAACATTCAACGTCTGGACGCCGAAACCTCGCTGCCGGTCACGTTGTTCGACAATACCCAAATCGAGGCGCGTGACGCCGAGACTTCCATGGATCTGCTGGCCGGAATTCCGCAGGTGACCAATTTCCCGAAGAATGAAACTTCGGTGAACTCGGTCGCTTCCCGCGGGGGTAACGCCGCCGCCGCGTTGCGGGGGGTCGGTCAGTCCAATACCCTCGTGCTGTTGAATGGCCGGCGGGTGCCGTTTAATCCGGTCAGCTCGCTGAGCCCGGCCGATTCGACGGTCAACATCAACGCGCTGCCGTCCGTCGGTCTGCAGCAGGTGGAGGTGCTGCGCGATGGCGCTTCGGCCATTTATGGCGCCGACGCGGTCGCGGGTGTGATCAACTACATCTCCGATGTTAACCTGTATGGTGGCACGGCCACAGTGCGGTTTGGTGCGACGGAACACGGGGGCGGCATGAGTTCGCAGGGCACGATCAGCTACGGCACCGTGTTTGCGGGCGGCAAGGGCCGCTGGGTTTCGACGGCGAACATCTTCAACCGCGACGCCATTTACCTGCGGGAGCGCGAGATCTCGGCGTCCACCGAACGACTGGACCGTGCGCGGCCTCCGTTTGATACGGTGGGCGGCGCCTATGATGGCCGTTCCAACACCACCGAATGGCCGTCCTTCAAACTCGGCGCGGATACCGTGAGCGGGACCACCTATCGTTTCTATCCCATCAACGGCACACCGCAGATCACCACGGCCGGTTTGCCGCGTGATCTCTATCTCAACTACAATGAGGACAGCATTGGCCAGCCGTTCAGCACGCGGGGCTCGGTGTTCAGTCGGGTGGAGTATGACATTAGTCCGAAGCTCACGGCCTTCGGTGAAGTCCTGGGCTACATGACCAAGTCCAAGACCGGCCGTCAGCCGATCTCACTGCGCTCCTCCGACGCCCGGGTCACCCTGAGTGTGGACAATCCCTACAATCCGTTCGGCTCGGCCTTTTACGAACCGGGTGGCGCGGGCGGCACCAAAGTCGACGGCGATCCCACCGCCATCACCATTGCGACCAAATTGTTGACCGATGGCGGCGGCGAGCGCGTGGAGGCGACCGATCGCATGTATCGCATTCTCGGTGGTCTCAAGGGCCAGTTCGGCGAATCGACCTGGAGCTGGGAATCCGCCGCCATGTTGGGCGGATACCGCATCACCGACCGCGCCATCAACAGCGTGCGGGAATCCCTGATTCAGATCGCAGGTCTGCGCACGACCCCCGATGCGTATAATCCGTTCGGATACACCTTCAAGGTGGTCGACGGGGCAGTCGCGGCGGACCAGCCGTATGAAAATCCCGCCGAAGTGATCGACTACTACACCCAGAGTGCCAACCGCATCGGCCACAGCCGTCTTGCCAGTGTTGACGCCCGTGCGACCGGCCAGTTGATCGACTTGTGGGCGGGTCCGATCTCCACCTCCGTCGGCCTGGAGTGGCGCTACGACGAGAAGGTCGACTACAAGGATCCCTACGTCGGCACCAACCCCGAGGACGACCCCACGGTCACCCAGGGCAACAACGACATTCTGGTGATGTCGCCAAAGTATAACTACAAGGCGAGCCGCACGGTGGCCAGCGCCTACGCCGAGGGCGTGGTGCCGTTGGTGAGCCCGGACAGCGATCTGCCACTGTTGGATTCGTTGGAAGCAACGGCCTCGATTCGATTCGAGCGCTACAGTGACTTTGGCAACGCGACCAAGCCGAAGTTTGGTCTCAACTGGAAGCCGGTCGACTGGGTGATGGTGCGGGCTTCCTACAACGAGGGTTTCCACGCGCCGGATCTCACCGACATGAATCAGCCGACCTCCTTCACGGTCGCGTCGCCTCCCGGCACCCGTGACGATGTGCGCAACAACTACTTCCTGGGCGCCGGACTGGCCGCCGACCAGCAGGTGCTGACCCGCAGCTACTCCGCCCCCAATCCGGACCTCGAGCCCGAGGAATCGGAAGGGCTTTCCGCCGGGGTGGTGGTGCAGGTTCCGCAGGTCAAGGGTCTGTCGTTCAGCGTCGATTATTGGGAAATCACCCAGGAGAATCTGGTGTTGCGGAAAACGCGCGACACCGGAGCGGACGAAGCCTTGTTGCGGGCCTACACCCAGCAACAACTCGCCGCCGGGGTGGACATCATGGACATCGACGTGGGTTCGCATCTGACCCCGGACAGCACCGACACCTACGTGGGTGATGCCAACACGTTGCGGGCCGCGCCGAACTCCGACGATTATGCCCGCTTCGCCGCGACCTATGCCAGCCTGCCGCAAAGCGAATGGATCGCGCCGCTCGGCCAGTGGATCGGTTCCACCAATCAGTTGATCAATGGCACGGGCAATGCCTTCACCAACGGTTTTGACTACCAGGTGGATTACAGCCTGCCGCGCACCGAGTGGGGTCAATTCCGCTTCACTTCCACGTGGTCGATGTTCCTCAACAAATTCCAAAAGGAAACGCCGGACGATCCCAAGGACGATGACATCATCGCCATGCTCCTGCCGGAATGGAAGTCCTCCACCACGTTGATGTGGCACAAGAACGCGTGGACGGCTTCGGTGAGCGCGACTTACGAGAGTGAAATGCGCACCAACGCCACCACCAACCAGACGGGTTACGAAGGCGCGGGTTCGCCGGACTACATCAAGGTGGTGTTCAATAATGGTCAGACCTACTACTACGAACGCGGCAGCTCCCAGTTGCAGATCAACCTGGGGCTCTCCTACCGCTTCGCCGACGAGAGCGAGTCCTGGCTGAGCGGCACCCGGGTGCGTCTCGGCGTCAACAACGTGCTCGATGACGAGCCCTCGCTCTACAACCCCCACCGCACCGGCTACACCGGCGGCACGGGTTCGGCGTTGTGGATCGGTCGCGCCTATTCCCTGACCCTGAGCCGCGCGTTCTGA
- a CDS encoding TonB-dependent receptor: MRAQQSPVIDGSSRMGGEVSGAFLGARDDGVVPKLRVRVVETGAEVMTGETGEFLLTDVPPGVYTLRVSGVGYAEVEVTDVVVLPGERRTLIPQRVPTFRRHGDVSTLSLVTINAQRLRGMDEAMETFERATVTGSHLKRIGSSAFSLHRIERVELEQRSAITPALLLATVPEVTGLPLNVSSVAGTSARGDNMAISLRGLGSGNTLMLLNGRRLVAHPIAPIDEYSVPTLTVNVNQLPMHGFGEIDILRGGASSTYGFDAVAGLVDYRMNTAFRGEELGIQIGVPEAGGGEDIATHWMHGRDFADGRGRWVMVLDAYRREPIFLRDRDYAAQADQSDRAPPPFNVAGSAFDDATRTGYYPSFRVGASNHTQYFRPLADAGTVPQITGIRPTPDDGTNYFFNVNDYQTAFPETDRFNLFNSFEYDLTDQVTAFGELAGYKAISAVERQPIPYSGANGVDRPVELAVDNPFNPFGSRYYETSGQPNADGTSRLVGTPQPLHLLTQAVVDAGAEHIDINSQVFRALAGLRGDLSSGWTWETGLLFSAARTADRSVNQVRESLLQAATQRTDATAYNPFGYTFKVENGAVVADQPYTNPAAVMDTILSPFLRKGHSSLAIVDARATGDVALGRDRTMGLAVGAEFRVESYEDWRMPFAGLNPVDSGLDPNDNDFIQASPTADTKAHRNVQALYAETVIPLIERDAINEAPPLVELALAARYERHDDFGDELAPRFGLSWWCGSKLQVHASLDRSFRAPNLALLHAVPKVRVQTGVSDDYRRAVTGEGTGSVNLLYGGNSGLQPEEATGINVGFIAELPGLEDLTLKVDYWSTEQTNVIGSDSGPEVVLNDTRLLNEYVQTQLAAGVPAAQIHLGSGTAAYRGDARVVRRPVSAQDRTIFDQYNAAVDPADQRPVIGVIDWIERPFTNNRSGFASGVDVGLDYQLAAPGWGRFSLSTNAAYSISSYLQEDEDLYRDHRRDEEGGQRLRLTSTLGWQRGGWRATLIGYYISSYQDRSATTTEEVYEALGRPGYIRPSIDQGRTVYRYVVDATLSFDCALSYQFSHADISAWWAGTTLRLKVANLTDQDPPLTSATRGFSMNAHARLVAGRTWALDITRRF; the protein is encoded by the coding sequence GTGCGTGCCCAACAGTCTCCGGTCATCGACGGGTCCTCGCGCATGGGCGGGGAGGTGAGCGGAGCGTTCCTCGGCGCGCGGGACGATGGCGTGGTCCCGAAGTTGCGGGTGCGCGTGGTGGAAACCGGAGCCGAAGTGATGACCGGGGAAACCGGGGAATTTTTGCTCACCGATGTGCCGCCGGGCGTTTACACGCTGCGGGTATCGGGAGTGGGGTATGCCGAGGTGGAGGTGACGGACGTGGTCGTCCTGCCGGGGGAACGACGCACGTTGATTCCCCAGCGGGTGCCGACGTTTCGTCGTCATGGTGATGTTTCGACTCTGTCGTTGGTCACCATCAACGCCCAACGACTGCGGGGTATGGACGAAGCGATGGAGACCTTCGAGCGAGCCACGGTGACAGGGTCTCACCTCAAACGCATTGGCTCCTCCGCGTTTTCATTGCACCGCATCGAACGGGTGGAATTGGAGCAACGCAGCGCGATCACCCCGGCGCTGTTGCTCGCCACCGTGCCGGAAGTCACGGGATTGCCGCTCAACGTATCTTCGGTGGCCGGGACCTCGGCGCGCGGTGACAACATGGCGATCAGTTTGCGCGGGTTGGGATCGGGCAACACCCTGATGCTGCTCAACGGGCGTCGGCTCGTGGCGCATCCCATTGCTCCGATCGACGAGTATTCCGTGCCGACGCTGACCGTAAATGTGAACCAATTGCCCATGCATGGATTCGGTGAAATCGACATCCTGCGGGGCGGGGCCTCGTCGACTTACGGATTCGACGCGGTCGCGGGATTGGTGGACTACCGCATGAACACGGCCTTTCGCGGGGAAGAGCTCGGCATTCAAATCGGCGTGCCGGAAGCCGGCGGCGGGGAGGACATCGCGACCCATTGGATGCACGGTCGGGACTTTGCCGATGGCCGCGGACGCTGGGTGATGGTGCTCGACGCCTATCGTCGGGAACCAATTTTTTTGCGCGATCGGGACTACGCGGCGCAAGCCGACCAATCGGACCGCGCTCCACCGCCGTTCAATGTGGCCGGCAGTGCCTTCGACGATGCCACGCGCACGGGATATTACCCGAGTTTCCGGGTCGGCGCATCGAATCACACCCAGTATTTTCGACCGTTGGCGGACGCCGGGACGGTGCCGCAAATCACCGGCATCCGACCCACGCCGGATGATGGCACGAACTACTTTTTTAACGTGAACGACTACCAGACGGCGTTCCCGGAGACCGATCGTTTTAATCTCTTCAACTCGTTCGAGTATGACCTCACGGATCAGGTGACGGCGTTTGGGGAACTCGCCGGTTACAAGGCCATCTCGGCCGTCGAACGGCAGCCGATTCCTTATTCGGGGGCCAATGGCGTGGACCGGCCGGTGGAGTTGGCGGTGGACAACCCGTTTAATCCGTTTGGCTCCCGCTATTACGAAACGAGTGGCCAGCCCAACGCCGATGGCACGTCGCGCTTGGTGGGCACGCCCCAGCCGCTTCATTTGCTCACGCAGGCGGTGGTGGATGCGGGCGCGGAACACATCGACATCAACTCGCAAGTGTTTCGGGCCTTGGCCGGTTTACGGGGAGATTTGAGCAGTGGGTGGACGTGGGAAACCGGCCTGTTGTTCAGCGCTGCTCGCACTGCGGACCGCTCGGTGAATCAAGTCCGGGAATCGCTTTTGCAAGCAGCCACCCAACGCACCGACGCCACGGCCTACAACCCGTTTGGCTACACTTTCAAAGTGGAAAACGGAGCCGTCGTCGCCGACCAACCCTATACGAATCCGGCCGCGGTCATGGATACGATATTGAGTCCGTTTTTGCGCAAAGGTCATTCGTCGTTGGCCATCGTGGATGCCCGCGCCACCGGCGACGTGGCGCTGGGGCGCGACCGCACGATGGGGCTGGCGGTGGGGGCGGAGTTCCGGGTGGAGTCCTATGAGGATTGGCGCATGCCCTTCGCCGGCCTCAACCCGGTGGACTCGGGACTCGACCCGAATGACAATGACTTTATCCAGGCCTCGCCGACCGCCGATACCAAGGCCCATCGCAATGTGCAGGCGTTGTATGCGGAAACGGTGATTCCGTTGATCGAGCGCGACGCGATCAACGAAGCCCCGCCGCTGGTGGAGCTCGCGCTCGCAGCCCGCTACGAACGGCACGATGACTTTGGCGATGAGCTGGCCCCGCGCTTTGGACTCAGCTGGTGGTGCGGATCAAAACTACAAGTCCACGCCTCGCTCGACCGGAGTTTTCGAGCCCCCAATCTCGCCCTGTTGCATGCCGTGCCCAAGGTGCGGGTGCAGACCGGCGTCTCCGATGATTACCGGCGCGCGGTAACGGGCGAGGGCACGGGATCGGTCAACCTGCTTTATGGGGGCAATTCGGGGCTGCAACCGGAGGAGGCCACCGGCATCAATGTCGGGTTCATTGCAGAGTTGCCCGGCCTTGAGGACCTCACGCTCAAAGTCGATTATTGGTCGACGGAACAAACCAATGTGATCGGCTCGGATTCCGGGCCGGAGGTGGTGCTGAACGACACCCGCCTGCTCAACGAATATGTGCAGACCCAACTGGCCGCCGGTGTGCCTGCGGCGCAGATTCACCTGGGCAGTGGCACGGCCGCCTATCGCGGAGATGCCCGCGTGGTGCGCCGGCCGGTTTCCGCACAAGATCGAACCATTTTTGATCAATATAACGCCGCCGTGGACCCCGCCGACCAACGACCGGTCATCGGTGTGATCGACTGGATCGAACGTCCGTTCACCAACAATCGCAGTGGCTTCGCCTCCGGCGTCGACGTGGGCCTGGATTACCAACTGGCGGCCCCGGGCTGGGGGCGTTTCAGCCTCAGCACCAATGCGGCGTATTCAATATCCTCCTACCTGCAGGAGGACGAGGATTTGTATCGGGATCACCGGCGGGATGAGGAAGGCGGCCAACGTCTTCGACTGACCTCGACCCTCGGCTGGCAGCGCGGCGGTTGGCGGGCAACGCTCATCGGGTATTACATCAGTAGCTATCAGGATCGATCCGCCACCACCACGGAGGAGGTCTATGAGGCTTTGGGACGGCCCGGCTATATCCGTCCTTCGATCGATCAGGGACGCACGGTCTACCGTTACGTGGTCGATGCGACGCTGAGCTTTGACTGCGCGTTGTCCTATCAGTTTTCCCACGCTGACATCTCGGCTTGGTGGGCCGGAACGACCCTGCGCTTGAAGGTTGCGAATCTGACAGATCAGGACCCGCCGCTGACCTCGGCCACCCGGGGGTTTTCCATGAACGCGCACGCGCGTCTGGTGGCTGGGCGCACGTGGGCGCTCGACATTACCCGTCGCTTTTGA